From Thermomonas sp. XSG, one genomic window encodes:
- a CDS encoding EamA family transporter, which translates to MSSLFPWLMVAATILFTTYGQLILKWQVTTPAAAPFRFMESWPTLLLLLLRPWVISAFVAAFLASLCWMMAISRLPLSKAYPFMAINFLLVGLLAIPLFGEALTRPKIVGLVVVVVGLSILSKG; encoded by the coding sequence ATGTCCTCCCTGTTCCCATGGTTGATGGTGGCCGCCACCATCCTGTTCACCACCTACGGCCAACTGATCCTCAAGTGGCAGGTCACCACGCCGGCGGCGGCCCCGTTCCGCTTCATGGAAAGCTGGCCCACCCTCCTGCTCCTGCTGCTTCGCCCCTGGGTCATTTCAGCCTTCGTCGCGGCATTCCTTGCCTCGCTTTGCTGGATGATGGCCATCTCGCGCCTGCCGCTGAGCAAGGCCTACCCGTTCATGGCGATCAACTTCCTGCTCGTGGGCCTGCTCGCCATCCCCCTGTTCGGTGAAGCACTCACCCGCCCCAAGATCGTCGGATTGGTGGTTGTGGTCGTCGGACTCAGCATCCTCAGCAAGGGATGA